In the genome of Dyadobacter fermentans DSM 18053, the window CCCAGTTCCATCGACTTTTTGGACCAGGCCAATGCTTTTTCCAGTAATGCCTTGTCGCGCGTGAGCTCGTAGAAGTGGTAGGCGTGTTCATTCAGGTCCTTGTAAATAAACTGCGAAGGCGGCATGATCGCCATCGACCGTACCACGATGCCTTGTTCGGGCTTGCCGCGTTTGGTGGTAAAGGCTGTATTTTGCTCATGGAAGGCCGCGTCGTCCATTTTATTGAGAGAGTCGACGGTCAATGGCATGTAATGGCTTTCCATCAGCTGTACGGCCTGCTCCAGATACCGCAGGGTGTCCCGGGTTTGGTAATAATACTGCACCATTGTTTTGGCATACTCCACCTGGCCTTTCGACGGGCTTTTTCGCTGTACGTCGCGGGCAAATTCGGCCGTGCGGACGGCCAGTGGTTCGTCCCGTTTCCAAACGGCAAGCCGGAACGTGTTGCCGATAATGCCTTCGCGCATCATCTTGCGGTTATCCGGCGAGCCAGCCTGGAAAATGCTATCCAGCAAAGAAGGCGGTGTTTTGGTGGTAATGGCTTTGTAGGCAGCAGAATTGAGTGCCGGAGCGAATGCAAGGATGGTTTGGACCGATTGAAAATTGGCCAGCGAATCAATAGGAAGAAACGCTACGTACTCGTCGAGTAACTGGTCTACGGGCATGGATGCCTCGCGTTTTTTGGTCATATACTCCCGCAGGAACACGAGCCCGCGCACGCCTGCTTTGTATTCCTTGTCGTAATCGGCCAGTTGCTTTTGGCCCTTGCGGCTGAGTGCCAGTTCCGCCCCTGACTCATATGCGCCCGAATTGCCCGTAGACCCATTGTTCACATGGAGGATATTGCCGTTGGCATCTACGAAAAGCGACATCAGTGAGCTTCTGATGGCAAATTTTCGTGCTAGGCTCAGGCCGTTGGGCGTGCTCACATTGCAACGAATGGAAATAAAATTGTCATCAAACAACTCTTTCAAATCTTTGCCGCTGAAACCCTGGGAGGCGACTTCGTTGCATTGCACGCATTCGCTGTTTTCGAAATGGATAAAAATCAGCTTGTCTTGCTCAGTGGCTTGTTTGGAAAGCTCGTTCCAGGGGGTATTGCTGTCGATGAATGTAATTTGACCGCGGCTTTGAAAGGAGATAATCAGCGCAAATGCGAGTATAATCTGCTTCATGGGTTGTCAGGTTAATGCTTTGTTCAAATGTAATTTAATTTTTGTAACCGCGTGTGAACCGAAAGTGAATAATTGCTGTGTAATTTGGCCCATTATCCAAGCTCCATTCCCGTGCATTCAGCCCTAACCATCCGCCGCGCCTCCATCGCCGACCGCGCAATCATTTACGACATGATATGCGGCCTCGAAAACACGGCCCTCGACCGCAAAGGCTTCGATGCGGCATTCGACCGGAA includes:
- a CDS encoding thioredoxin family protein is translated as MKQIILAFALIISFQSRGQITFIDSNTPWNELSKQATEQDKLIFIHFENSECVQCNEVASQGFSGKDLKELFDDNFISIRCNVSTPNGLSLARKFAIRSSLMSLFVDANGNILHVNNGSTGNSGAYESGAELALSRKGQKQLADYDKEYKAGVRGLVFLREYMTKKREASMPVDQLLDEYVAFLPIDSLANFQSVQTILAFAPALNSAAYKAITTKTPPSLLDSIFQAGSPDNRKMMREGIIGNTFRLAVWKRDEPLAVRTAEFARDVQRKSPSKGQVEYAKTMVQYYYQTRDTLRYLEQAVQLMESHYMPLTVDSLNKMDDAAFHEQNTAFTTKRGKPEQGIVVRSMAIMPPSQFIYKDLNEHAYHFYELTRDKALLEKALAWSKKSMELGDSKGRRAQTPFKLGDPNWMDTYAHILYRLDRRDEAIEWQTKAMEAQKISGMAYQSFEIRLNKMKTGTL